One window from the genome of Procambarus clarkii isolate CNS0578487 chromosome 90, FALCON_Pclarkii_2.0, whole genome shotgun sequence encodes:
- the LOC138359247 gene encoding coiled-coil domain-containing protein 40-like — translation MSDLEEESSLVDDDDDQDADHAPDAIAHDQQDASSQNQQADGPDETGNEDDEGEEVALPSPPPSHPPGGGPSWEAVFKTLGPDHPLLRRFQEAKNKQLLEEKSQLQLRLRQLRQQTEDLRQDNVSLGAQLFGVQQAVTRAQVNLDKAKAERRRTRQAVQAAQDTLLQAREEERTLMAALNNARKHEAEVGREVGRLGSRVAAVKAARTESEGDITTLTRAIHNTAWDRANLEKDKMAQDMLVERVRAAVERESATLAALHTTTREQRDLTHALHTRARLQQQELLQLESESVGVRRAWETNVIMLQRRSQEQALVRQHLHELLAQQAGLRAQVHNTGKAVKDEQLLHEQDSLRLLSLERDVTKQKQRLAVAREETQQLVERHEALSLVVDQLDASCQEKHKEVKEELRRLERVYGRLQAATMRHRRLEDLALDKVGEHTAASRATLNLRRRVSDTRAMCRKLEDELVERERSAAEAALMASDGRAAVITLTTTRDTLTTVVDQLNADVARYEADLRKGQERLSANQCCVDRLNKELAKVLNLTGGSEGPPAEREERRLRLLLEDREKERKALEEEALTMQCQLLETREARDTLANTSSLLHQELSVLRSRQARLEGEVGRERGALREAQQRQERLHRAVATLDARLHQEKQTREATTREAHAAEALLLANLQELEKEVARKEGEVEHLREKKEEVEGQVLEATQERAQLERVLVELRDARDALRKETGVEGDLHAMRTEITRMQARWRTLEATQKELSGQLEQSVSVEGALKTRTLATVEKLRRDPNSAKATRLMHEDILKRKMAKAGRRLRELQAATEAAREERGRLEEEGQRKERLYSQKVRLLQDAATHLEERLVKKQEEQLHLQEWRARLRHLTALRDGRYKTLAAAGEEAQQALRSRLVTRAHAYTGVVTQLEASYPQMEVKLRNIKGLLQNFLE, via the exons ATGAGCGACCTGGAAGAGGAGTCGTCCCTGGttgacgacgacgacgaccagGACGCTGACCACGCACCAGATGCCATCGCCCACGACCAGCAAGATGCCTCAAGCCAGAACCAACAGGCGGATGGGCCAGATGAAACGGGAAACGAGGATGATGAGGGAGAGGAGGTGGCGCTGCCctccccaccaccgtcacaccctcCAG GTGGAGGACCATCATGGGAGGCGGTGTTCAAGACTCTTGGGCCCGACCATCCACTGCTAAGACGCTTCCAGGAGGCCAAAAACAAGCAGCTCTTGGAGGAGAAGAGTCAGCTGCAGCTGCGACTCAGACAACTG CGCCAGCAGACTGAAGACCTGAGGCAGGACAACGTGTCGCTTGGCGCTCAACTCTTCGGCGTGCAGCAAGCAGTGACCCGAGCACAG GTGAACCTGGACAAGGCGAAGGCTGAGAGGCGGAGGACGAGGCAGGCAGTGCAGGCCGCCCAGGACACACTGCTGCAGGCAAGGGAAGAGGAGCGTACCCTGATGGCTGCACTTAACAACGCCAGGAAGCACG AGGCGGAGGTCGGGCGTGAGGTTGGGCGGCTGGGGTCGCGGGTGGCGGCGGTGAAGGCGGCGAGGACTGAGAGTGAGGGGGACATCACCACCCTCACTCGTGCCATACACAACACGGCCTGGGACAGGGCCAACCTGGAGAAGGACAAGATGGCCCAG GACATGTTAGTGGAGCGGGTGAGGGCGGCGGTGGAGAGGGAGAGCGCCACCCTGgctgccctccacaccaccaccagggagcagaGAGACCTCACACACGCCCTCCACACACGTGCcaggctacagcaacaggaactcTTGCAACTTG AGAGTGAGAGCGTGGGCGTGCGGCGGGCCTGGGAGACCAACGTTATCATGCTACAGCGACGCTCGCAGGAACAAGCCCTAGTCCGCCAACACCTACATGAGCTCCTTGCCCAGCAAGCCGGTCTCCGAGCCCAG GTGCACAACACGGGGAAGGCGGTGAAGGATGAGCAGCTGCTTCACGAGCAAGACTCCCTCAG GTTGTTATCCCTGGAGCGTGACGTCACCAAACAAAAACAGCGGCTGGCGGTAGCGAGGGAAGAAACGCAGCAGCTGGTGGAGCGTCACGAGGCGCTCTCTCTTGTTGTAGACCAGCTGGATGCCAGCTGCCAGGAGAAGCACAAG GAGGTGAAGGAGGAACTACGGAGACTAGAGCGAGTGTACGGACGGCTTCAAGCGGCCACTATGCGCCACCGGCGACTGGAAGATCTTGCCCTCGACAAAGTGGGCGAGCACACCGCAGCCTCCAGGGCAACGCTCAACTTGCGGAGGCGCGTCTCCGACACCAGGGCCATGTGCCGCAAGCTG GAGGACGAGCTGGTGGAGCGGGAGCGGAGTGCGGCCGAGGCAGCCCTGATGGCTTCCGACGGGCGAGCAGCAGtcatcaccctcaccaccaccagggacacgctCACCACAGTGGTAGACCAACTCAACGCTGACGTTGCCAG GTATGAGGCAGACCTGAGGAAGGGGCAGGAGAGGCTCAGCGCCAACCAGTGCTGTGTGGACCGACTCAACAAGGAGCTGGCCAAGGTTCTCAACCTCACTGGG GGAAGTGAGGGACCTCCGGCCGAGCGTGAGGAGCGCCGTCTACGACTCCTGCTGGAGGACCGAGAGAAGGAGAGGAAGGCCCTGGAGGAGGAAGCCCTCACCATGCAGTGCCAGCTGCTGGAGACCCGGGAGGCGAGGGACACCCTTGCCAATACCTCCTCGCTTCTACACCAAG AGTTAAGTGTGTTGCGGAGTCGGCAGGCGCGGTTGGAGGGCGAGGTGGGGCGGGAGCGCGGCGCCCTGAGGGAGGCGCAGCAACGGCAGGAACGGCTGCACCGGGCTGTGGCCACGCTGGACGCCAGGCTTCatcaggagaagcagacgagggaGGCCACCACCCGCGAAGCCCACGCTGCAGAGGCTCTGCTCTTGGCCAACCTGCAG GAGCTGGAGAAGGAGGTGGcgaggaaggaaggggaggtcGAGCACCTGagggagaagaaagaagaagtggAGGGGCAAGTGCTGGAGGCGACGCAGGAGCGAGCACAGCTGGAGAGGGTACTGGTGGAGCTACGTGACGCCAGGGACGCTCTGAGGAAGGAAACTGGAGTCGAGGGTGATCTGCACGCCATGAGGACGGAGATAACCCGCATGCAG GCTCGGTGGCGCACACTGGAGGCGACGCAGAAGGAGTTATCTGGCCAGCTGGAGCAGAGTGTGAGCGTGGAGGGGGCCCTGAAGACCCGCACTCTGGCTACCGTGGAGAAGCTCAGGCGTGACCCCAACTCCGCCAAGGCCACCAGACTGATGCACGAAGACATCCTCAAGAGGAAGATGGCGAAGGCTGGGCGG AGACTGCGAGAGCTGCAGGCGGCGACGGAGGCAGCGAGGGAAGAGCGAGGTCGTCTGGAAGAGGAAGGGCAGCGCAAGGAAAGGCTTTACTCCCAAAAGGTCCGCCTCCTGCAGGACGCCGCTACGCACCTCGAGGAGAGACTCGTCAAGAAGCAGGAG GAGCAGCTGCACCTACAGGAGTGGCGCGCGAGGCTGCGACACCTGACGGCGCTGCGGGATGGGCGATACAAGACGCTGGCAGCGGCGGGAGAGGAGGCGCAGCAGGCTCTGAGGTCGAGGCTGGTGACGCGGGCCCACGCCTACACGGGCGTGGTGACGCAGCTGGAGGCCAGCTACCCTCAGATGGAGGTCAAGCTCAGGAACATTAAGGGTCTCCTACAGAACTTCCTAGAGTGA